A region from the Actinoplanes sp. OR16 genome encodes:
- the hemC gene encoding hydroxymethylbilane synthase yields the protein MSASRLLRIGTRSSPMALAQVERVRRMLAERRPEVTVEVLPLSTSGDRWQGSLADLGGKGAFTKEVDQALLDGRVDLAVHCVKDVPGDRPAPAGTVLAAYLARDDVRDALVHPGGRQLGELPAGSRIGTSAVRRIAQLSLHFPHLTAVPIRGNANSRLAKLDAGEYDALLLAVSGLYRIGQQERMTHPIDVDTFVPAVGSGTLVLQCRDDDASTRELAEALGDRRARQETEAERWMLHILQGSCHSPIGGYARTEPDGRIGLRARVISLDGKTVLDAHEWGTDPIVLGTSVAAALLRQGARQILEGVTR from the coding sequence ATGTCCGCTTCACGCCTGTTGCGTATCGGAACACGTTCCTCGCCGATGGCTCTGGCCCAGGTCGAGCGCGTCCGCCGGATGCTGGCCGAGCGCCGTCCCGAGGTCACCGTCGAGGTGCTGCCGCTCTCCACCAGCGGCGACCGCTGGCAGGGTTCGCTCGCCGACCTCGGCGGCAAGGGGGCCTTCACCAAGGAGGTCGACCAGGCGCTGCTGGACGGCCGGGTGGACCTCGCCGTGCACTGCGTGAAGGACGTGCCAGGCGATCGACCGGCGCCGGCCGGCACCGTGCTCGCCGCCTATCTGGCCCGCGACGACGTGCGGGACGCCCTCGTCCACCCGGGCGGCAGGCAACTGGGTGAGCTTCCGGCGGGATCCAGGATCGGGACCTCCGCCGTACGCCGCATCGCCCAGCTCTCCCTGCACTTCCCGCACCTCACCGCCGTGCCGATCCGCGGGAACGCCAATTCCCGCCTGGCGAAACTCGACGCCGGCGAATACGACGCGTTGCTGCTGGCGGTCTCCGGGCTGTACCGGATCGGACAGCAGGAGCGGATGACGCACCCGATCGACGTGGACACCTTCGTGCCGGCTGTCGGCTCGGGAACCCTCGTCCTGCAGTGCCGCGACGACGACGCCTCCACCCGCGAGCTGGCCGAGGCGCTCGGCGATCGGCGGGCCCGCCAGGAGACCGAGGCGGAGCGCTGGATGCTGCACATCCTGCAGGGCAGCTGCCACTCGCCGATCGGCGGTTACGCCCGCACCGAACCGGACGGCCGGATCGGGCTGCGCGCCCGGGTGATCAGTCTCGACGGCAAGACGGTCCTCGACGCCCACGAGTGGGGCACCGACCCGATCGTGCTCGGCACGTCGGTGGCGGCGGCGCTGCTGCGTCAGGGCGCTCGTCAGATCTTGGAAGGAGTCACGCGGTAG